One genomic region from Magallana gigas chromosome 3, xbMagGiga1.1, whole genome shotgun sequence encodes:
- the LOC105336227 gene encoding uncharacterized protein isoform X1 translates to MKPTIMNDERSVIICFMVVCFISISMGSLNNSPCKKTSDWSNLNIRCPTNHTIYITKHVLEDGFSRLLSPALGCSSNDAIYCGGDLPINNTMNLENHDVFESAVNACNGRTECILNKDYFLKAESSVKRVCSASRLTELEKAAFRQSVLYECIQDSLMIDMCLTTSVIKSQYGHLYLKTSSASCSCRITGSFVRLKILQTAYVTVLIQSNESNIFEYQNVDVGLYGVDVPIQAENLVIMIMNGSNASFALIKAFGSYSTICNKYSALSTTSPQNMTFTSTHFPVHSSGRGHTHDEMSATNTTKESTTTQTAENIFSSMTGQEPSSNDLIENITSWIYIVVVILAIFVSLIIFLICVYCIKQRKDRNLLLTILQRLNDGCINTDDSHFKTAKIPNSPSRPSDDDPNYREIPNNLNNNPTTKQHTNPGYDTDCPNPGYDTDCPKSVNTGKGQDDAEVTSLDGNGQYFKLEKSYPKEVV, encoded by the exons ATGAAACCAACAATTATGAACGATGAAAGAAGTGTGATCATTTGCTTTATGGTAGTATGTTTCATCTCAATTTCAATGG GTTCATTGAACAATTCTCCATGCAAGAAAACGTCGGATTGGAGTAACCTCAACATCCGCTGTCCTACCAATCACACGATTTATATAACAAAGCATGTTCTTGAGGATGGTTTTAGCAGACTTCTATCTCCTGCCCTCGGATGTAGCTCCAATGATGCTATCTACTGTGGTGGCGACCTACCTATAAACAACACCATGAATCTCGAGAACCACGACGTTTTTGAATCAGCTGTGAACGCATGTAATGGACGAACtgaatgtattttaaacaaagatTATTTTCTAAAAGCCGAATCATCCGTTAAAAGGGTATGCAGTGCCTCAAGACTAACGGAGTTAGAAAAAGCGGCGTTTCGACAAAGCGTTTTGTATGAATGTATCCAAG ATTCTCTAATGATAGACATGTGTTTGACGACTAGCGTGATCAAAAGTCAATATGGCCACTTGTATCTAAAAACTTCCAGCGCCAGTTGTTCGTGTCGTATCACTGGCTCTTTTGTTCGTTTAAAGATTTTACAAACAGCATATGTTACTGTGCTGATTCAATCCAATGAGAGCAACATTTTTG aaTATCAAAATGTTGACGTTGGTCTATACGGAGTAGATGTTCCAATTCAAGCAGAGAACCTGGTCATAATGATAATGAATGGATCAAATGCCAGCTTTGCTTTAATAAAAGCTTTTG GAAGTTATTCCACTATATGTAACAAATATAGTGCATTGAGTACAACTTCCCCGCAAAACATGACCTTTACATCTACACACTTCCCAGTTCATTCAAGTGGTAGAGGTCACACTCATGATGAAATGTCTGCAACAAATACAACCAAGGAATCTACTACCACACAAACAGCCGAGAATATTTTTAGCAGTATGACGGGACAAGAACCTTCCAGCAACGACCTGATCGAAAATA TTACATCCTGGATTTATATCGTGGTTGTGATTTTAGCTATTTTTGTTTCGCTTATCATCTTCCTGATCTGTGTTTATTGCATTAAACAAAG AAAAGACAGAAATTTGCTGCTGACAATACTTCAAAGATTAAATGATGGATGTATCAATACAGATGATTCACATTTCAAAACAGCTAAAATCCCTAATAGTCCTTCACGGCCGTCCGATGATGATCCAAACTATCGGGAAATTCCAAACAATCTCAATAACAATCCAACAACAAAGCAACACACTAATCCAGGGTACGATACAGACTGCCCTAATCCAGGGTACGATACAGACTGTCCGAAATCTGTAAACACTGGAAAAGGACAAGACGACGCCGAAGTGACGTCACTTGATGGTAATGGTCAATACTTCAAGCTTGAAAAAAGTTACCCGAAAGAGGTGGTTTGA
- the LOC105336227 gene encoding uncharacterized protein isoform X4: MNLENHDVFESAVNACNGRTECILNKDYFLKAESSVKRVCSASRLTELEKAAFRQSVLYECIQDSLMIDMCLTTSVIKSQYGHLYLKTSSASCSCRITGSFVRLKILQTAYVTVLIQSNESNIFEYQNVDVGLYGVDVPIQAENLVIMIMNGSNASFALIKAFGSYSTICNKYSALSTTSPQNMTFTSTHFPVHSSGRGHTHDEMSATNTTKESTTTQTAENIFSSMTGQEPSSNDLIENITSWIYIVVVILAIFVSLIIFLICVYCIKQRKDRNLLLTILQRLNDGCINTDDSHFKTAKIPNSPSRPSDDDPNYREIPNNLNNNPTTKQHTNPGYDTDCPNPGYDTDCPKSVNTGKGQDDAEVTSLDGNGQYFKLEKSYPKEVV, encoded by the exons ATGAATCTCGAGAACCACGACGTTTTTGAATCAGCTGTGAACGCATGTAATGGACGAACtgaatgtattttaaacaaagatTATTTTCTAAAAGCCGAATCATCCGTTAAAAGGGTATGCAGTGCCTCAAGACTAACGGAGTTAGAAAAAGCGGCGTTTCGACAAAGCGTTTTGTATGAATGTATCCAAG ATTCTCTAATGATAGACATGTGTTTGACGACTAGCGTGATCAAAAGTCAATATGGCCACTTGTATCTAAAAACTTCCAGCGCCAGTTGTTCGTGTCGTATCACTGGCTCTTTTGTTCGTTTAAAGATTTTACAAACAGCATATGTTACTGTGCTGATTCAATCCAATGAGAGCAACATTTTTG aaTATCAAAATGTTGACGTTGGTCTATACGGAGTAGATGTTCCAATTCAAGCAGAGAACCTGGTCATAATGATAATGAATGGATCAAATGCCAGCTTTGCTTTAATAAAAGCTTTTG GAAGTTATTCCACTATATGTAACAAATATAGTGCATTGAGTACAACTTCCCCGCAAAACATGACCTTTACATCTACACACTTCCCAGTTCATTCAAGTGGTAGAGGTCACACTCATGATGAAATGTCTGCAACAAATACAACCAAGGAATCTACTACCACACAAACAGCCGAGAATATTTTTAGCAGTATGACGGGACAAGAACCTTCCAGCAACGACCTGATCGAAAATA TTACATCCTGGATTTATATCGTGGTTGTGATTTTAGCTATTTTTGTTTCGCTTATCATCTTCCTGATCTGTGTTTATTGCATTAAACAAAG AAAAGACAGAAATTTGCTGCTGACAATACTTCAAAGATTAAATGATGGATGTATCAATACAGATGATTCACATTTCAAAACAGCTAAAATCCCTAATAGTCCTTCACGGCCGTCCGATGATGATCCAAACTATCGGGAAATTCCAAACAATCTCAATAACAATCCAACAACAAAGCAACACACTAATCCAGGGTACGATACAGACTGCCCTAATCCAGGGTACGATACAGACTGTCCGAAATCTGTAAACACTGGAAAAGGACAAGACGACGCCGAAGTGACGTCACTTGATGGTAATGGTCAATACTTCAAGCTTGAAAAAAGTTACCCGAAAGAGGTGGTTTGA